In one window of Xiphophorus hellerii strain 12219 chromosome 23, Xiphophorus_hellerii-4.1, whole genome shotgun sequence DNA:
- the rnf20 gene encoding LOW QUALITY PROTEIN: E3 ubiquitin-protein ligase BRE1A (The sequence of the model RefSeq protein was modified relative to this genomic sequence to represent the inferred CDS: deleted 2 bases in 2 codons): MSGQKRPADPSGPSSSGAPPEKRRERDGEDGGPGVSAGAGGSTAVETVIKLGGVSNSEEQDIKALQAKNRKLGESLDQRQVIEDELRERIERLETRQATDDASLLILNRYWNQFDENIRLLIRRYDQTSSEPEKSPTGEGRSLKPETPEPDGDSNQERAKDRGHQGETSNSFLATLASSTSEEMEAELQERVESSQKQASRLVEIYKNLKSTLDQLKTELDSGGDSGLKQVAIKLNSLLSRENELLQQLTENLKQKHSHMTSESRSLGRAANKADQRVSELQARIEELQWDMEKIRRRENRLNAHLSEILERVNSKGYKVCGEASSVCGTITINKRKFEEMNSELEENTELAENRLVELQKLQQDLQNVQQENNSMKTELLSRAEGLVKESSEYRCLQSQFSVLYNESLTLKAQLDETRARLNTTRTARLRQLEHMENDEVALQRKVRTEVFQLEDTLAQVKKEYEMLRIEFEQTLAANEQAGPINREMRHLISTLQTHNQQLKGEVVKYKLRLRETQAELHQIRASKGSAILQSQSSTEMDVKDEMTSPSTPAVSGEPVVKIEPDNGSSTPSSTGISLKTEPGIEPDANIKEEEKDEKKEKEEKKEKDIIKKEEKDREREKEKERERPTRSSSSSGVKEEREKPGVSSQLEETGGDRLTVIGGSKRKEMEQLKIVRTELKKAQESQREMKLLLDMYRSAPKEQRDKVQLMAAEKKTKSEAEELRQRLRELEERERREGKKMADEEALRKIRSVEEQIDILNKKLSIAKQEEDALLSEMDVTGQAFEDMQEQNIRLMQQLREKDDANFKLMSERIKSNQIHKLLKEEKEELADQLLTLKTQVDAQLQVVRKLEEKERLLQGTISTAERELALRTQALDMNKRKAQESVLLSEELRAQLEQVQQKLKLVREEVVENSISREKESFNARRAQEDISKLRRKIEKAKKPAEKISNGDEILNEEINEYKARLTCPCCNSRVKDAVLTKCFHVFCFECVKTRYDTRQRKCPKCNAAFGANDFHRIYIG, encoded by the exons ATGTCGGGGCAGAAGCGTCCTGCTGACCCCAGCGGGCCCTCTTCCTCCGGTGCCCCCCCGGAGAAGCGGAGGGAGCGGGATGGAGAGGACGGAGGTCCCGGTGTGAGCGCCGGAGCCGGAGGGAGCACCGCGGTGGAGACGGTCATCAAACTGGGAGGAGTGTCCAACTCT gAGGAACAAGACATCAAAGCTCTCCAAGCTAAGAATCGAAAGTTGGGAGAATCTCTCGATCAAAGACAG GTGATTGAGGACGAGCTGCGAGAGCGAATTGAGAGACTGGAGACTCGGCAGGCCACAGATGATGCCAGTTTGCTGATTCTCAACAGATATTGGAACCAG TTTGATGAGAACATCCGACTCCTCATCAGGCGCTATGACCAAACAAGCAGCGAACCGGAGAAATCTCCAACAGGCGAAGGACGGAGCCTGAAGCCGGAAACTCCAGAACCTGATGGAGATTCAAACCAGGAGCGGGCCAAAGACAGAG GTCACCAAGGAGAGACGTCTAACTCCTTTTTGGCGACTCTA GCGAGCAGCACCAGTGAGGAAATGGAGGCTGAGCTCCAGGAGAGGGTGGAGTCGAGCCAGAAGCAGGCCAGTCGTTTGGTGGAGATCTACAAGAACCTGAAGAGCACCTTA GACCAACTGAAAACAGAGCTTGACTCTGGGGGCG acaGTGGTTTGAAGCAAGTCGCAATCAAGCTGAACTCCCTCCTGAGTAGGGAGAACGAGCTGCTTCAGCAGCTGACCGAGaacctgaaacagaaacacagtcACATGACCAGCGAG TCTCGGTCTTTGGGTCGTGCGGCTAACAAGGCGGACCAGCGCGTCAGCGAGCTGCAGGCTCGGATTGAAGAGCTCCAGTGGGACATGGAGAAGATCCGCCGTCGAGAGAACAGGCTGAATGCCCACCTGAGCGAAATACTGGAGAGG GTTAACAGCAAAGGCTATAAAGTGTGTGGTGAGGCCAGCAGCGTGTGTGGAACAATCACTATTAACAAAAGAAAG TTTGAGGAGATGAACAGTGAGTTGGAGGAGAACACAGAGCTTGCAGAAAATCGCCTCGTTGAGCTGCAGAAGCTCCAGCAGGACCTGCAAAACGTCCAGCAAGAGAACAACAGCATGAAG ACGGAGCTGCTGAGTCGAGCTGAAGGTTTGGTCAAAGAGTCCTCAGAGTACCGCTGTCTGCAGTCTCAGTTCTCTGTGCTCTACAACGAGTCCCTGACCCTCAAGGCCCAGTTAGACGAAACCCGGGCTCGCCTCAACACTACCAGGACGGCGCGCCTTCGACAGCTGGAGCACATGGAG AATGATGAGGTGGCCCTGCAGAGGAAGGTCCGTACTGAAGTGTTTCAGCTGGAAGACACGCTGGCTCAGGTCAAGAAGGAGTACGAGATGCTGCGCATCGAATTTGAACAGACTCTGGCAGCCAATGAGCAAGCAG GTCCCATAAACAGGGAGATGCGTCACCTTATAAGCACGCTGCAAACACACAACCAGCAGCTGAAAGGAGAGGTGGTGAAGTACAAGTTGAGACTGAGAGAGACGCAAGCTGAGCTCCACCAG ATCCGCGCCTCAAAGGGCAGCGCCATCCTCCAGTCGCAGTCGAGCACAGAGATGGACGTGAAGGACGAGATGACCTCTCCTTCGACCCCAGCTGTTTCTGGAGAACCTGTGGTCAAAATAGAGCCAGATAATGGCTCGTCCACACCCAGCAGCACTG GAATTTCACTGAAAACAGAGCCCGGCATTGAACCGGATGCAAACataaaggaagaggaaaaagatgagaaaaaagagaaggaggaaaagaaagaaaaggacattataaagaaagaggagaaagacagagagagagaaaaggagaaggagagagagcgGCCGACccggagcagcagcagcagcggggTGAAGGAGGAAAGGGAGAAGCCGGGCGTCAGCAGCCAGCTGGAGGAGACGGGCGGAGATCGGCTCACTGTGATCGGAGGATCCAAGAGGAAAGAGATGGAGCAGCTGAAGATTGTCCGAACAGAACTAAA GAAAGCCCAGGAGTCCCAGAGAgagatgaagctgctgctggacatGTATCGATCGGCACCAAAGGAGCAGAGAGACAAAGTCCAGCTCAtggctgcagagaaaaagacCAAGTCAGAG GCAGAGGAGCTTCGGCAGAGGCTGCgggagctggaggagagggagagaagagAGGGCAAGAAAATGGCGGATGAAGAAGCTCTGAGAAAAATCCGTTCAGTAGAAGAACAGATAGACATCCTCAACAAAAAGCTGTCCATCGCCAAACAG GAGGAAGACGCGCTGCTGAGCGAGATGGACGTGACGGGCCAGGCCTTCGAGGACATGCAGGAACAAAATATCCGCCTCATGCAGCAGCTCCGAGAAAAAGACGACGCCAACTTCAAGCTGATGAGCGAGCGGATCAAGTCCAACCAGATCCACAAGCTTctgaaggaggaaaaggaagagCTTGCCGACCAACTCCTCACCTTAAAAACTCAG GTGGATGCACAGCTGCAGGTGGTCAGGAAGCTGGAGGAGAAGGAGCGCCTCCTGCAGGGCACAATTAGTACTGCGGAGAGGGAGCTGGCTCTGCGAACACAAGCTTTGGACATGAACAAACGAAAG GCTCAGGAGTCTGTGCTGCTGTCAGAGGAGCTGCGGGCGCAGCTGGAGCAGGTTCAGCAGAAGCTGAAGCTGGTCAGAGAGGAGGTGGTCGAGAACAGCATCTCCAGAGAAAAAGAGTCCTTCAACGCCCGGCGAGCGCAG GAGGACATCTCCAAGCTAAGGAGAAAGATTGAAAAAGCCAAGAAACCAGCTGAGAAGATCAGCAACGGAGACGAAATCCTGAACGAAGAAATTAATGAGTACAAG GCTCGTCTAACGTGCCCGTGCTGCAACTCCCGGGTGAAGGACGCCGTCCTGACAAAATGCTTCCACGTCTTCTGCTTCGAGTGCGTCAAGACGCGCTACGACACTCGGCAGAGGAAGTGCCCCAAGTGCAACGCTGCCTTCGGGGCGAATGACTTCCATCGCATTTACATCGGCTAA